CGATCGTCTCCACCGTCGCCGCGATCACGTTGGACACGATGAGCACGCACATGAAGGCGTCGAAGACCTGGCTCGTCGTGTCTTCAGGCGCACCGAGCTCGAGGATCTCGAAGAGGCGTCGTCTGACGGTCTGCCGCTCTCGCACCATCCAGCCAGGCTAGGGGTATGGAGACCCGCCGCAACGGGGGGCCGCCCCCCGGCCCCCCCGGCTGCCAAACGCCTCGTCGTCCTGCATGCCTCGGCGAATCGGGACGAGCGGCAGTCGACGCCCGGCAGCCACCTTGTCGCCAACTTGTCGCCGAGCGGTTTTCGGATTCGTAACTAGCTAAGATTCCTACCGCTTTTTCCTGTCCGGCGGGGTTCGAATCCAGGAGGGCCCACGCTTAACG
The sequence above is drawn from the bacterium genome and encodes:
- a CDS encoding ion transporter; the encoded protein is MVRERQTVRRRLFEILELGAPEDTTSQVFDAFMCVLIVSNVIAATVETI